The Mercurialis annua linkage group LG2, ddMerAnnu1.2, whole genome shotgun sequence genome contains a region encoding:
- the LOC126667966 gene encoding leucine-rich repeat extensin-like protein 2, with product MSSPSLFFFFILLFLPFLAQISSAQDHGLLSSATVKIDPSFKFENPKLRSAYIALQAWKQSIFSDPFNFTSNWNGPNVCSYMGVFCAPSPGNKKLRVVAGIDLNHADIAGYLPEELGLLTDLALFHLNSNRFCGVVPTSFSKLKLLHELDISNNRFVGKFPAVLLSLPALKYLDLRFNEFEGSVPSNLFDRPLDAIFLNDNRFQFGIPKNLGNSPVSVLVLANNNLGGCIPGSIGNMGKTLNEIILMNDNLTGCLPPQIGLLKELTVFDVSFNSLQGSLPSTIGNMKKVEQLNVAHNKFTGVIPASICQLPNLQNFSYSFNYFTGEAPSCSAGRGGVVTNGTQNCIAGKMDQRSAMECSSQDARPVDCSKFECTRGGSSFSPPVVKPPAPAPAPTKKPIVKPTPPSPSPVVKPPAPAPAPTKKPIVKPAPPLPPPPTSKSSPSNRSHPPPPSAPTKSYHSPPPPPTKRGSPTYGHASPPPPPTKKMSPSKRYAPPPPSPEVDTPPPPPVEYKSPPYHHYASPPPPPAEYPSPPYHHHTSPPPPPAKYPSPPYHYASPPPPVEHSSPPYHHYASPPPPPTEHNSPPPYQHQASPPPPPVEYKSPPYYHNASPPPPVEYRSPPYQHNASPPPPPPPTHESYPPKTETPPPPPSPGCITAPPPSSTPSYHPSPSPPQRHWNYPPSSHQSPPPPPPQEYSYSSPPPPPTPSPPPPVVDLTPLPPIIGVSYASPPPPTIPYY from the coding sequence ATGTCTTCCCCttccctcttcttcttcttcattctccTCTTCCTTCCATTTCTAGCTCAGATCTCTTCTGCACAGGACCATGGCTTACTATCTTCAGCCACTGTCAAAATAGATCCCTCTTTCAAATTCGAAAACCCTAAACTCCGCAGTGCTTACATTGCTCTACAAGCATGGAAGCAATCCATTTTCTCCGACCCGTTTAACTTCACTTCGAACTGGAATGGCCCGAATGTCTGTTCTTACATGGGTGTGTTTTGTGCTCCGTCTCCGGGGAATAAGAAACTGAGAGTTGTCGCCGGCATTGATCTTAACCATGCTGACATTGCTGGCTATCTCCCGGAAGAGTTGGGTCTTTTGACAGATCTAGCGCTTTTTCATCTCAACTCTAATAGATTTTGCGGGGTTGTTCCGACGAGTTTTAGTAAGCTTAAACTGCTTCATGAGCTTGATATTAGTAACAACCGCTTTGTCGGGAAGTTTCCGGCGGTTCTTCTGTCGTTGCCTGCTTTGAAATACTTGGATCTGCGGTTTAATGAGTTTGAAGGGTCTGTTCCTTCTAATCTGTTTGATCGTCCGTTGGATGCTATTTTCTTGAACGACAACAGGTTCCAGTTCGGAATTCCTAAGAATCTTGGGAACTCTCCGGTCTCAGTTCTTGTTCTTGCTAATAACAATCTCGGCGGGTGCATTCCGGGGAGTATCGGAAATATGGGGAAGACGCTGAATGAGATTATTCTGATGAACGATAATCTCACCGGTTGTTTGCCGCCGCAGATTGGTTTGCTTAAGGAATTAACGGTTTTTGATGTTAGTTTTAACAGTCTTCAAGGCTCGTTGCCGTCTACCATTGGTAATATGAAGAAGGTGGAGCAACTTAACGTTGCGCATAACAAGTTTACAGGTGTTATTCCGGCGAGTATCTGTCAGTTGCCGAACTTGCAGAACTTTAGTTACTCGTTTAACTATTTCACCGGCGAGGCTCCGAGCTGTAGTGCGGGTAGAGGCGGAGTGGTTACGAATGGTACTCAGAATTGCATTGCTGGAAAAATGGATCAACGATCTGCTATGGAGTGTTCTTCTCAAGATGCGCGTCCTGTTGACTGTAGTAAGTTTGAGTGTACAAGGGGTGGGTCCTCCTTTTCACCGCCGGTTGTGAAGCCTCCGGCGCCGGCACCTGCTCCTACTAAAAAGCCCATTGTTAAACCTACACCGCCATCGCCATCGCCGGTTGTGAAACCGCCGGCACCGGCACCTGCTCCTACTAAAAAGCCAATTGTTAAACCTGCACCGCCATTGCCACCCCCGCCCACTTCTAAATCATCACCTTCTAATAGATCACATCCTCCGCCGCCGTCAGCCCCTACAAAGTCTTACCATTCGCCACCACCGCCTCCTACTAAAAGAGGGTCACCAACTTACGGTCATGCATCACCACCTCCTCCGCCAACTAAGAAGATGTCTCCAAGTAAACGTTATGCTCCACCTCCACCGTCCCCGGAAGTGGATACTCCTCCACCACCACCTGTTGAGTACAAATCTCCACCTTATCACCACTATGCATCACCACCACCGCCACCTGCTGAATACCCCTCTCCTCCATATCACCACCATACATCGCCGCCGCCACCACCTGCTAAATACCCATCTCCTCCCTACCACTATgcatcaccaccaccacctgtTGAACACAGCTCTCCTCCCTATCACCACTATgcatcaccaccaccaccacctacTGAGCACAACTCTCCTCCTCCCTACCAACACCAGGCATCTCCACCGCCACCGCCTGTCGAATACAAGTCACCTCCTTACTACCATAATGCATCTCCACCACCGCCAGTTGAATACAGATCACCTCCATACCAACACAATGCATCTCCAccgccaccacctcctcccACTCATGAGTCTTACCCACCAAAAACAGAAACCCCACCTCCACCGCCATCACCCGGGTGTATAACAGCTCCTCCACCATCATCCACACCA